One genomic window of Paenibacillus xylanilyticus includes the following:
- a CDS encoding 2,3-butanediol dehydrogenase, with protein MKALRWHGVKDLRLEHIDEPSPAQGKVKIKVEWCGICGSDLHEYTAGPIFIPAQAPHPLTGEQAPVVMGHEFSGQVVEVGEGVTRFQAGDRVVVEPIYACGHCEACKQGKYNLCDQMGFLGLAGGGGGFSEYVTAEEYMVHAIPDSISYEQGALVEPSAVALHAVRQSKLKVGDTAAVFGAGPIGLLVIEALKASGASDIYVVELSEERKAKAEELGAIVIDPTQYNVVEEIHRRTQGGVNVAYEVTGVPPVLQQAIDSTRIGGELMIVSIFEQAAPILPNSIVMKERTVNGIIGYRDVFPAVISLMDKGFFPADKLVTKRISLDEVVDQGFEALLKEKNQVKILVKAE; from the coding sequence ATGAAAGCATTACGTTGGCATGGAGTTAAAGATTTGCGTCTCGAACATATCGATGAACCTAGCCCGGCGCAGGGGAAAGTTAAAATAAAAGTAGAGTGGTGCGGAATTTGCGGCAGTGACCTGCATGAATACACCGCAGGACCGATTTTCATTCCAGCTCAAGCACCACATCCGCTAACAGGCGAACAAGCACCTGTTGTGATGGGACACGAGTTCTCGGGACAAGTCGTTGAAGTGGGTGAAGGGGTTACCCGTTTTCAAGCTGGAGACCGTGTTGTCGTTGAACCTATCTATGCATGCGGACATTGTGAAGCCTGCAAACAGGGAAAATACAATCTGTGCGACCAGATGGGATTCCTCGGTCTAGCCGGAGGAGGCGGAGGTTTCTCCGAATACGTAACAGCTGAAGAGTATATGGTACACGCCATCCCTGACTCCATTTCCTACGAACAGGGTGCTTTGGTGGAACCGTCTGCGGTTGCGCTGCATGCTGTGCGTCAAAGCAAGCTGAAAGTAGGCGATACTGCAGCTGTGTTTGGTGCAGGTCCAATCGGTTTGCTCGTTATTGAAGCATTGAAAGCATCCGGCGCCTCCGACATTTATGTAGTAGAGTTGTCCGAAGAGCGTAAAGCGAAAGCCGAAGAGCTTGGCGCCATCGTTATTGATCCAACCCAGTACAATGTCGTGGAAGAGATTCACAGACGTACGCAAGGCGGCGTAAACGTTGCTTATGAAGTGACAGGTGTTCCACCTGTGCTGCAGCAGGCGATCGATTCGACACGTATTGGCGGAGAGCTGATGATCGTCAGCATTTTTGAGCAAGCGGCTCCGATTCTGCCTAACTCTATCGTCATGAAAGAACGTACAGTGAACGGCATTATCGGTTATCGGGATGTATTCCCGGCTGTGATCAGTCTGATGGATAAAGGCTTCTTCCCGGCAGACAAGCTGGTGACCAAACGTATTTCGCTGGATGAAGTGGTGGATCAAGGATTCGAAGCGCTTCTGAAAGAGAAAAATCAGGTGAAAATCCTGGTCAAAGCCGAGTAG
- a CDS encoding NADH:flavin oxidoreductase: protein MNIPSALFTPFTSDKLTLSNRIVMAPMTRGFSPEGVPGPEVAEYYRRRAAGGVGLIITEGIGINHPSSVSGASIPLFHGDESLQGWSNVVQAVHEAGGKIMPQLWHVGTARRTGDLPHAEAEPVSPSGISMAGEENREPLTEEEIQGLVQAFAHAAADAKRIGFDGIELHGAHGYLIDQFFWEHTNRRTDKYGGDLIKRTQFAVEVIEACRKAVGPDFPIVLRFSQWKMGNYDARLVDTPEQLEQFLAPLAAAGVDIFHCSTRRFWLPEFEGSELNLAGWTQKLSGKPAISVGSVGLEAEFVDRSTENQGTGDAHLDQLNTMLENKEFELIALGRVLLSDPEWPAKVREGRQSEIIPFTTEVLKTLN from the coding sequence ATGAATATACCTTCAGCGTTGTTTACACCCTTCACTTCAGACAAGCTTACATTGTCCAATCGGATCGTCATGGCACCCATGACTCGCGGTTTCTCTCCAGAGGGAGTACCCGGGCCGGAAGTTGCTGAATATTACAGACGCAGAGCAGCTGGCGGTGTAGGGCTCATTATTACAGAAGGGATAGGAATTAACCACCCTTCCTCTGTAAGCGGTGCGAGTATCCCGTTATTCCATGGAGATGAATCCCTTCAGGGCTGGTCGAATGTGGTTCAAGCCGTCCACGAGGCCGGCGGTAAAATCATGCCTCAATTGTGGCATGTGGGCACTGCAAGGCGTACGGGTGATCTGCCTCATGCAGAAGCGGAGCCTGTAAGCCCCTCTGGCATCAGCATGGCAGGGGAAGAGAACAGGGAACCTTTGACGGAAGAAGAGATCCAGGGCCTGGTACAAGCGTTCGCACATGCAGCTGCAGATGCGAAGCGGATCGGGTTCGATGGCATAGAATTGCATGGCGCTCACGGATACCTGATTGATCAGTTTTTCTGGGAGCATACCAATCGTCGTACAGACAAATATGGCGGTGACTTGATCAAACGCACACAATTCGCAGTTGAGGTTATTGAAGCATGCCGCAAGGCGGTTGGACCGGATTTTCCGATTGTACTTCGTTTCTCGCAATGGAAAATGGGCAATTATGATGCTCGCCTGGTGGATACCCCGGAACAGCTGGAGCAATTTCTTGCGCCGCTGGCTGCGGCCGGCGTAGATATCTTCCATTGCTCGACTCGTCGCTTCTGGCTGCCGGAATTCGAAGGTTCCGAATTAAACCTTGCCGGCTGGACTCAAAAATTAAGCGGAAAACCTGCAATATCCGTTGGGTCCGTTGGTCTGGAAGCCGAATTCGTGGACCGATCAACCGAGAATCAGGGAACTGGCGATGCTCACTTGGACCAATTGAATACGATGTTAGAGAACAAGGAGTTTGAACTCATCGCTCTGGGGCGTGTTCTGCTAAGCGATCCGGAGTGGCCTGCAAAAGTGCGTGAAGGACGCCAGTCCGAGATCATTCCATTTACAACTGAAGTGCTGAAAACATTGAATTAG
- the nagZ gene encoding beta-N-acetylhexosaminidase yields MYVHNDSIRSKRRHSFQMLFLMIAVLMLITACGETQKPGSTANSSAGSTTEQQAAPEGSANSDAEQAEENNEQNNASPQVEADPVQEQLDQLSLDEKIGQMILAGVQGTALDDQAKQMIADQKVGGIIFYGNNVTTLQGTADFVQSIKEANRDNPVPIFMSVDQEGGKVSRMPDEVESIPSNGKVGATKDAELAETMGKLLARQIQLAGFNVDFAPVLDVNSNPNNPVIGDRSFGSSADLVSRLGVAEMKGLRSEGMIPVVKHFPGHGDTSVDSHLDLPVVNKTEKQLAELEWIPFQAAVKEHVEAVMVAHILFPKLDPDHPASLSEVIIGEHLRGKFNYDGVVITDDLSMGAIAKNYKLNEAAIATVQAGSDILLVAHSYESAKTIFDTLKNAVKTGKITESRIDESVYRILALKQSYKLSDEQQPSGDLKQLNADIVQWRKQVHAE; encoded by the coding sequence TTGTATGTACATAACGATTCTATAAGAAGTAAACGAAGACACTCGTTTCAAATGTTATTTCTGATGATTGCAGTCCTTATGCTCATTACCGCATGTGGAGAAACGCAAAAGCCAGGCTCCACAGCGAATTCCTCTGCAGGCTCTACTACCGAACAACAAGCTGCACCGGAAGGCAGTGCTAATTCCGATGCGGAGCAAGCTGAGGAGAACAACGAGCAGAATAATGCTTCCCCTCAGGTAGAGGCAGATCCGGTTCAGGAGCAGTTAGACCAGCTCTCGCTGGATGAAAAGATTGGACAGATGATTTTGGCTGGTGTACAGGGGACTGCTTTGGATGATCAGGCTAAACAAATGATTGCGGACCAAAAGGTTGGAGGCATCATTTTCTATGGGAATAACGTGACGACTTTGCAGGGAACAGCGGATTTTGTGCAGTCCATCAAAGAGGCAAACCGTGACAATCCGGTGCCCATCTTCATGAGTGTGGATCAGGAGGGTGGCAAAGTCAGTCGAATGCCGGATGAAGTGGAGAGTATCCCGTCCAATGGTAAAGTGGGTGCGACTAAAGACGCCGAACTGGCAGAGACCATGGGTAAGTTGCTGGCAAGACAGATCCAACTTGCAGGCTTCAATGTGGATTTTGCTCCGGTATTGGACGTCAACAGCAATCCGAACAATCCGGTGATTGGTGACCGTTCCTTTGGCAGTTCGGCTGATCTCGTGTCTCGTCTCGGCGTCGCTGAGATGAAAGGTCTGCGCAGTGAGGGAATGATTCCGGTCGTGAAGCATTTTCCCGGTCATGGGGATACATCGGTGGACTCCCATCTGGATCTTCCCGTGGTGAATAAAACAGAGAAGCAGCTGGCTGAGCTGGAGTGGATTCCGTTTCAGGCTGCGGTGAAAGAGCATGTGGAAGCCGTAATGGTGGCTCACATTTTATTCCCCAAGCTGGATCCCGATCATCCTGCTTCTTTATCGGAAGTCATTATTGGTGAACATCTGCGGGGCAAATTCAATTATGATGGCGTCGTCATTACTGATGATCTCAGCATGGGTGCAATCGCCAAAAATTATAAGCTGAATGAAGCTGCAATCGCGACCGTTCAGGCAGGCAGTGATATTTTGCTCGTGGCTCACAGCTATGAAAGTGCCAAAACGATATTTGATACATTGAAAAATGCGGTGAAAACTGGAAAAATTACCGAGTCTCGCATTGATGAAAGCGTGTATCGCATTCTGGCATTGAAGCAGTCGTACAAGCTCTCTGATGAGCAGCAGCCATCTGGTGACCTCAAGCAATTGAACGCAGACATAGTGCAGTGGCGCAAACAGGTTCATGCCGAATAA
- a CDS encoding response regulator transcription factor has protein sequence MYTIMIVEDDPKIAGLLKSHIERYGDRAVLVEDFERVLQQFEQIQPHVVLLDINLPSYDGFYWCRQIRTMSTCPILFISARSGKMDQVMALENGADDYITKPFEHEIVMAKIKSQLRRVYGDYAARDEERKVELEGLTVYLERLEIQLGERRVQLTKKETILLETLLRRSPKLVSRETILEKLWDDSFVDDNTLSVNVTRVRKRLAEIGIIDALETVRGSGYRLNANWNTASPS, from the coding sequence ATGTATACCATAATGATCGTTGAAGATGATCCCAAAATTGCAGGACTGCTGAAATCCCATATTGAACGTTACGGGGACAGAGCCGTTCTGGTGGAGGATTTTGAGCGGGTGTTACAGCAATTTGAGCAGATCCAGCCACATGTTGTTCTTCTGGATATCAACTTGCCCAGTTATGACGGGTTCTACTGGTGTCGTCAGATTCGTACGATGTCCACGTGTCCAATTTTGTTTATTTCTGCCCGGAGCGGCAAGATGGATCAGGTGATGGCGCTGGAGAACGGAGCGGATGATTATATAACGAAGCCGTTCGAACATGAAATCGTGATGGCCAAAATCAAAAGTCAGCTGCGGCGTGTGTATGGAGATTACGCAGCCCGTGACGAGGAACGCAAGGTCGAGCTGGAAGGGTTAACAGTATACCTGGAAAGACTGGAGATTCAGCTCGGTGAACGCAGAGTGCAGCTGACGAAGAAGGAAACGATACTGCTGGAAACGCTCCTTCGTCGGAGTCCGAAGCTCGTGAGCAGGGAGACGATTCTGGAGAAACTGTGGGATGACTCCTTTGTAGACGATAATACCCTCAGTGTCAATGTAACCCGTGTACGCAAGCGATTGGCCGAAATAGGCATAATTGACGCTTTGGAAACGGTGAGAGGTTCCGGTTATCGGTTAAACGCAAACTGGAATACGGCTTCACCATCATGA
- a CDS encoding sensor histidine kinase, giving the protein MKLFMREHLALTCWVVVILITVVGVFWYDGYDHMLTAVYAVSLGLFLYTGYLTYRYMSHRAFYTRMTQPMNSLNEFVPLEEMVPLSVALEKLLDSQYGHYHAHLHRLEQRQQEYLTFMNQWVHQMKTPLSVIELTVQDEEDDDPRLRSIREEADQMRRGLETVLYVARLDTFEQDFSVEPVTLKAAGEEAIHELKRFFIRNHVYPEIQMDASLIVQSDAKWIRFVIVQLLSNAIKYSSGNGQKIYLRAYKADRSIILEVQDQGAGIPKSDLNRVFQPFFTGENGRHFKESTGMGLYIVKEVLTRMNHRIDLESVYGEGTTVRITFSV; this is encoded by the coding sequence ATGAAGCTGTTTATGAGAGAACACCTTGCTTTGACTTGTTGGGTGGTCGTCATCTTGATTACCGTCGTTGGCGTATTTTGGTATGACGGTTACGATCATATGCTGACAGCTGTCTATGCCGTATCTCTGGGGTTATTTTTATATACAGGTTACCTGACGTACCGTTATATGTCTCACAGAGCGTTCTATACCCGAATGACACAGCCCATGAATTCGCTTAATGAATTTGTTCCGCTCGAAGAGATGGTTCCCTTATCCGTAGCGCTGGAGAAGCTGCTGGACTCACAATATGGTCATTATCATGCCCATCTTCACCGTCTGGAGCAGCGTCAGCAGGAGTATCTCACATTTATGAATCAGTGGGTACACCAGATGAAGACACCTTTATCCGTGATTGAACTGACTGTGCAGGACGAGGAAGACGATGACCCACGTCTCAGGAGTATTCGTGAGGAAGCAGATCAGATGAGACGCGGATTGGAAACGGTGCTGTACGTAGCGCGTTTGGACACATTTGAACAGGACTTCAGTGTTGAACCGGTCACACTCAAGGCAGCAGGCGAAGAGGCCATTCATGAGCTGAAACGTTTCTTCATTCGCAATCATGTCTATCCGGAGATTCAGATGGATGCTTCGCTAATTGTGCAATCGGACGCCAAATGGATTCGTTTTGTCATCGTCCAGCTGCTCTCCAATGCCATCAAATACTCCTCTGGTAACGGACAGAAGATATACCTGCGTGCATATAAAGCAGACCGGTCCATAATTCTTGAAGTTCAAGATCAGGGTGCCGGTATCCCGAAGTCAGATCTGAACAGGGTGTTCCAGCCTTTCTTTACAGGAGAGAATGGTCGTCATTTCAAGGAGTCAACGGGTATGGGGCTGTACATCGTGAAAGAGGTCCTGACCCGGATGAATCATCGAATCGATCTGGAATCGGTATATGGTGAAGGGACAACGGTCCGGATTACATTTAGTGTCTAG
- a CDS encoding ABC transporter ATP-binding protein: MEICSVKQISKIYKGIVSYEALSGIDLSIQEGEFVGIMGPSGSGKTTLLNMISTIDHPTSGELRIAGKNPFELNPDELALFRRKELGFVFQSFNLLNTLTVKENIILPLTLDGTPLGEMNTRVERLASKLGIEGILDKRTYEISGGQAQRTAIARALIHSPKLILADEPTGNLDSKAARDVMEMLELRNQEDQATMLLVTHDAVAASYCSRVVFIKDGKLYNEIHYGDNRAAFYQKIINVLSLMGGSGHEFSPVRH; this comes from the coding sequence ATGGAAATATGCTCGGTAAAACAGATCAGCAAAATCTATAAAGGGATCGTCTCCTACGAAGCATTATCGGGGATTGACCTCAGTATACAGGAAGGCGAATTTGTAGGAATCATGGGTCCATCGGGCAGCGGCAAAACGACACTGCTCAACATGATCTCCACGATCGACCATCCGACATCGGGAGAACTGCGCATTGCCGGGAAAAATCCGTTTGAGCTGAACCCGGATGAGCTTGCGCTGTTCCGGCGCAAAGAACTGGGATTTGTCTTTCAGTCGTTCAATCTGTTGAATACTCTTACGGTGAAGGAGAACATTATTCTGCCGCTGACGCTCGATGGAACACCGCTGGGGGAGATGAACACTCGTGTGGAACGGCTCGCAAGCAAGCTTGGGATTGAGGGGATTCTGGACAAGCGGACCTATGAGATTTCTGGTGGACAGGCACAGAGAACGGCCATTGCCAGAGCATTGATCCATTCCCCGAAACTAATATTGGCGGATGAGCCAACAGGCAACCTGGACTCGAAGGCAGCACGTGATGTCATGGAAATGCTGGAGCTCCGCAATCAGGAGGATCAGGCGACGATGCTGCTGGTTACACATGATGCAGTAGCAGCGAGCTACTGCAGCCGGGTCGTCTTCATCAAGGACGGCAAACTTTATAATGAGATTCACTACGGCGATAACCGGGCTGCTTTTTATCAAAAGATTATTAATGTGTTATCCCTAATGGGAGGGTCAGGACATGAATTTTCGCCAGTTCGCCATTAA
- a CDS encoding FtsX-like permease family protein: MNFRQFAINNVVRNKRIYLAHFLSSTFSVMIFFTYALLLFHPDLKDGLRGSSETVTVLANQGFMIAEFIIFIFSFLFLLYSVGSFLKTRKKEFGIFLIIGMTRKQMNRLLFMENMCIGIAAIAAGVGLGIIFGKLILLICGSLLAVENSLRFYFPLKAIALTAVAFLILFAVIALSSSLLIRKGTLIDLVKSEEKPKPEPKASRLLAFLSVLLIGGGYAGVFTFVWVTYSFPLLLGSVIMVIAGTYLLFTQLSVYVIRALKRNQRLFFRKTNVLFLSELTYRMKDNAVMFFMVSVISASAFTGIGTMLAIADPGLSSMTNPYAFTYTNSWDTPEAEGDIREIEETLVDHEVPYVKGSYTQLYENNTGSNIIKLSEYNHLAKALGYEERTLDTENGAFMTPSNLAARKELRKQVEQGFSPTQVDLEIDNYHQQVELSPPATEIVIPVDFKVDIYVISDELFEKMKRAYNEFLELSEDYYSNKVTQFVVEDWMGTRAFAPELVNSIQDRPRTKGYFMFSALVVDWLNSKQTNGIILILSGLIGIVFFTFAASFTYFRLYADLERDEAQYRMIGKMGLSRPELRKIVTQQLLLMFFLPLLIALIHSSVAFVALQQLVDFSVMGYSLRIFCVFASMQILYFALVRWRYLRHMYSKLI, translated from the coding sequence ATGAATTTTCGCCAGTTCGCCATTAACAATGTGGTTCGCAACAAACGGATTTATTTGGCTCATTTTCTGAGCAGCACATTTTCCGTCATGATATTTTTCACGTACGCACTGCTTCTGTTTCACCCGGATTTGAAGGATGGCTTGAGGGGATCAAGTGAAACGGTTACTGTGCTTGCCAATCAGGGCTTTATGATTGCAGAGTTCATTATTTTCATCTTTTCGTTTCTGTTCTTGCTGTACTCGGTCGGTTCTTTTCTAAAAACACGCAAGAAGGAATTCGGTATCTTCCTGATCATTGGGATGACACGCAAGCAGATGAATCGGCTTCTGTTTATGGAGAACATGTGTATCGGGATCGCCGCCATTGCAGCGGGGGTTGGACTGGGGATCATCTTCGGTAAACTGATCCTGCTCATCTGCGGTTCCCTGCTGGCTGTGGAGAACAGTCTACGATTTTATTTTCCGTTAAAAGCAATCGCTCTGACAGCTGTCGCATTCCTTATTCTGTTTGCTGTCATTGCACTGTCTTCTTCTCTGCTTATCCGCAAGGGAACGCTGATTGATTTGGTAAAATCGGAGGAAAAGCCGAAGCCGGAGCCGAAGGCATCACGCTTGCTCGCGTTTCTATCCGTATTGTTGATTGGCGGTGGTTATGCAGGCGTGTTCACTTTTGTGTGGGTGACGTACTCATTCCCGCTGCTCCTGGGCAGTGTCATTATGGTAATCGCAGGTACATACCTACTATTCACACAGCTCAGTGTGTATGTCATTCGGGCATTAAAACGAAATCAGCGTTTGTTTTTCCGTAAAACCAATGTACTGTTTCTATCCGAGCTTACGTATCGCATGAAGGACAATGCTGTCATGTTTTTCATGGTAAGTGTCATTTCAGCCTCAGCATTTACCGGCATTGGCACCATGCTGGCGATCGCTGATCCAGGGTTGTCGTCGATGACGAACCCTTATGCATTCACTTACACGAATTCATGGGATACACCTGAGGCAGAGGGCGATATCAGAGAGATTGAGGAAACGCTTGTTGACCATGAGGTCCCCTATGTAAAAGGCAGCTACACCCAGCTGTATGAGAATAACACTGGCAGCAATATCATCAAATTGAGTGAATACAACCATCTGGCCAAGGCCCTTGGTTACGAAGAACGCACGTTGGATACGGAAAATGGGGCCTTTATGACTCCATCGAATTTGGCAGCACGCAAAGAGCTGCGTAAACAAGTGGAGCAGGGGTTCTCACCAACACAGGTCGATCTTGAAATTGATAATTATCATCAACAGGTTGAGCTGTCTCCTCCAGCTACCGAAATCGTTATTCCTGTTGATTTCAAAGTGGACATCTACGTCATTTCCGATGAATTGTTTGAAAAGATGAAGCGAGCGTACAATGAATTCCTAGAATTGAGTGAAGATTACTATTCCAATAAAGTGACTCAATTTGTGGTGGAGGATTGGATGGGCACGCGGGCCTTCGCCCCTGAACTGGTTAATTCGATTCAGGATCGGCCTCGTACCAAAGGTTACTTCATGTTCAGCGCTCTCGTTGTGGACTGGCTGAATTCGAAACAAACCAATGGGATCATTTTGATCCTGAGCGGTCTGATCGGTATTGTCTTCTTTACCTTTGCGGCAAGCTTTACCTATTTTAGACTCTACGCGGATCTGGAAAGGGATGAGGCACAGTATCGCATGATTGGCAAGATGGGACTTAGTCGTCCTGAACTTCGTAAAATTGTAACTCAGCAGCTGCTGCTCATGTTTTTCCTGCCCTTACTCATTGCTTTGATTCATAGCTCGGTAGCATTTGTGGCGCTGCAGCAGTTGGTCGATTTTTCGGTTATGGGATACAGCCTGCGTATCTTCTGCGTTTTTGCCTCCATGCAGATCCTATACTTTGCGCTTGTGCGCTGGCGGTATTTACGCCATATGTACTCCAAATTAATCTAA